Genomic DNA from Hyperolius riggenbachi isolate aHypRig1 chromosome 10, aHypRig1.pri, whole genome shotgun sequence:
TGGCGGCTGAAGGATTTGTCACACTCAGGACACTTGAAGGGCTTCTCACCGGTGTGAATGCGCTGATGACGGCGCAGGTCTGACTTCTTGCTAAAGCGTTTGCTGCATTCTGGGCAGGCGTAGGGCCGCCCTCCGGTGTGCGTTCTGCTGTGCGCTGCCAGGGCCGTCCTTTGGCTGAAGCACTTCCCGCACTCCGAGCAGACAAAGGGTCTCTCTCCGGTGTGTGTCCGCTGGTGGATGCCCAGGTAGGTGTGTCTGCTGAAACATTTGCCACACTCGGAACAAGCAAAGGGTTTTTCTCCAGTGTGGATCCGCTGGTGGCGCACCAGGTCAGATTTTGTGATGAAGCATTTTCCGCACTCGGTACACACAAAGTGTTTCTCCTCCGTGTGGATAAGCAGGTGTTTACGCAGTTCATATTTCAGGACAAAACTTttgccacactcagaacaagggtACGGCTTGACGCCAGTGTGCATAGTCATGTGCTTGTTAAGGTCTCGCTTCTgcgcaaagcatttcccacactcggggcACAGGAACGGCTTCTCCCCGGTATGGATGCGCCGGTGGGAGATCAGCGTGGAGTACTGCGTGAAGAACTTGCCGCACTCGGAACAGGAGAAGGTTTTCTCCCCAGTGTGGACGCGGCGGTGGATGACCAGATGCGAGTGGCGGCTGAAGTGTTTGCTACACTCTGAGCATTTAAAAGGCTTCTCTCCCGTGTGGATCTTCTCATGACGGGAGACGTCAGACTTTTTGCGGAAACTCTTGCCACAAAGAGAGCAGGAATAGGGCTTTTCCCCAGTGTGAACTCTGACATGTCGCTGGAGCTGCATCTCCCGAGTGAAGACTTTGCTGCACTCGGAGCAGGAGAACACTTTCTGGGCCATGTGAACCTGCAGGTGTCGGCTCAGGTGGGAGTCACGGCTGAAAGACTTGCCACACTGAGCGCAGGAGAAGGGCTTCTCTCCGGTGTGGATCTTCTCATGCCTCAGGACATCAGACTTCttggtgaaacatttcccacactcgaaGCACATGaagggcttctccccagtgtgaatCCTCTGGTGGCGGGCTAGGTCGGACTTACTTGTGAAAGTCTTAGTGCAAACCCCACACACAAACTGCTTTCGTGGCAGATGGGTGCGCCGGTGTCTCGCCAGCTCTAGAGGTGAATGTAGCCATTCTCCGCACTCCATGCATACACAATCCCTCATGACACGCTGGCAGCTCGTCTTCCGCCGCCCCACCTTCGTGTGGACATCTCTGACATTATCGTCTTCTTCTGAGGATTCCTCCTTAACGATCACAGGGATGTAATCAACtgttacttccccacctcttggtaTCTCCACATTGGGCAGGAAATGAGACTCCTCCTTCACACAAACCAACAGATGTGGAATGTCTTCATCCTCAGAATCCTGAAGATGAGAGGTGTCTCGTTCTGTTTCCCTGCAGGACACATGTTCAGTGTCTGTAGCACTGTCCTCCTGCAGAAGTTCACATGGACTGGATTCTTCTTTGATGAGTAAAGGTGTAATCTGAGTTTTGGTGGAATCAGTAGCAGTCTTATTTTCTGTTACACCTGCAGAAGTCATTGTTGGGCATCTTTGATCTTTGGTGGGGTAATTATTGCCCACTGTAGAGTCTTTCTCTTCTGGCTTAGCCCATCCATCGTTGATGACTTCTTTACCCTGAGTCAGGTCCATGGGTGATGAAGGAggtcctctctcttcctcctcttccttcacACAACCTCCTGGATCCAGACCAATGACACGGCTCCCTGAAGCCTCAGGTTCCGAACTGGGAATATAGCTACAGAAGCttccactcctccttcccttgttgTCCAGGGGGCCATCTGTCCAGACAAAAACAAAGAAACACAAATCTGAAGGTCAAGATGAAACAATACAGAGGAATATACAGgggaagtgggcggagcataaaacagccaatcaaaactgaacACTTCATTTTCaataggaaaaatgtaaacttcagccattcttacactgttcatggcagggttctcaaacttggcacagttggtcactgggtgactgggattaatatttagaaatgtgggtggagcctacagcagccaatcaaaattcacctattgatttttgaggggaatatttaaattgctgccattcttgctctcttaatggcagaggtctcaaccctggtaaagttggtcattgggtgactggttttcaaattcagaaaaaaggGCGGACCCACAAACAATCAGATTTGATGcagaggaacctgaaagctcacaaacacgtgtgtcaaggttacagaaagtgggcggagcaaaaacATATTTCACtgggtgtgacaatccagccccgcgatcctgttgagatctgctcccgttagcgtatgcaggaagtacgggtgcagacggacaacgagaccggttgctggatcgtcagagggagaaAGGttaaggcgacagagcgtgccaatcccgtccaatctgctcccgttagcatacgcaggaagtacggtaagCAGACTGACAATACAGATTGATCGCACAGCTGCCGacgatatgtaatgggacaatcgctcaccaatcccgtattactaggccactgttgccatacaggtctcatgcactagagactgctggaggcaaattcactgtgtgcgtagtaaacggttaagat
This window encodes:
- the LOC137535624 gene encoding oocyte zinc finger protein XlCOF6-like, with protein sequence MAAGQAVQTSLEKTRIRYFDGPLDNKGRRSGSFCSYIPSSEPEASGSRVIGLDPGGCVKEEEEERGPPSSPMDLTQGKEVINDGWAKPEEKDSTVGNNYPTKDQRCPTMTSAGVTENKTATDSTKTQITPLLIKEESSPCELLQEDSATDTEHVSCRETERDTSHLQDSEDEDIPHLLVCVKEESHFLPNVEIPRGGEVTVDYIPVIVKEESSEEDDNVRDVHTKVGRRKTSCQRVMRDCVCMECGEWLHSPLELARHRRTHLPRKQFVCGVCTKTFTSKSDLARHQRIHTGEKPFMCFECGKCFTKKSDVLRHEKIHTGEKPFSCAQCGKSFSRDSHLSRHLQVHMAQKVFSCSECSKVFTREMQLQRHVRVHTGEKPYSCSLCGKSFRKKSDVSRHEKIHTGEKPFKCSECSKHFSRHSHLVIHRRVHTGEKTFSCSECGKFFTQYSTLISHRRIHTGEKPFLCPECGKCFAQKRDLNKHMTMHTGVKPYPCSECGKSFVLKYELRKHLLIHTEEKHFVCTECGKCFITKSDLVRHQRIHTGEKPFACSECGKCFSRHTYLGIHQRTHTGERPFVCSECGKCFSQRTALAAHSRTHTGGRPYACPECSKRFSKKSDLRRHQRIHTGEKPFKCPECDKSFSRHTYLMIHKRIHTGEKPFLCAECGKHFTYRSHLTRHQRIHITESGLSNSD